A segment of the Alistipes communis genome:
AGGGGCGTCGCACAGCGACGCAGAAATTAAAGACACGAAACACGGCGGGTTATTTTTGCGGCCGGACATGAAATAAATCGCCGGCAGGGAACGAATTTGAAAATAATTTATTACCTTTGCCCCACGATTCAATTTTTCAACAAAAACAAAACGAAAATGAAAAAAGGTATTCACCCTGAGAATTATCGTTTGGTGGCATTCAAGGACATGTCGAATGACCACGTGTTTTTGTGTCGGTCCGCCGTTTCGACAAAAGAGACCATCGAAGTGAACGGCGAAACCTATCCCGTGTATAAGATGGAAATTTCCAACACCTCTCACCCGTTCTACACCGGTAAGATGA
Coding sequences within it:
- a CDS encoding type B 50S ribosomal protein L31, whose translation is MKKGIHPENYRLVAFKDMSNDHVFLCRSAVSTKETIEVNGETYPVYKMEISNTSHPFYTGKMKLVDTAGRVDKFMSRYAKRYDKKNAAK